The segment ATAAAGAGCTTTTTAGTTATGTGTAGCATTAAGCAATATCatgtcaataaatttttttcatttttttaataagtcAATAAATTTTTACTTAAGGAATTCAACATGTGATCATTTCACTGTTTATCAGTCACCTTAGTTCCTCTGAACTTGAATAAGATTTATCTTCAAAATAGCcctttaaaaaagaatccacaaCTGCTGTCAGCCATCCTTGTCACAGTTCTTTTAGATGGGCTTCTTTTCATCTCCACTTGTGTAAGGACACACTGATGTACACTTCAGAAATTTCCCACCTATTTACTAGAATTCTTGGAACCTAACTTCTTCAAATGATTAACTTTAGTTCCCCAGAAAGAGTATATTTGTTTGTGGCAAATGAGCTAAAATGTACTAgcttttaatctatttttaatattgaaaaGTCTCGTTACATCTAGTTTTTACTCATGccataagccaaaaaaaaaaaaaaagtttcaagtcTCATTGTCACCAGTGCAATAAATTTACTGTGATGGAAGCATAAAACCTGCCTCTCAGTTTAGCCACATAAGCAATTCTGGACACCATGATCAACTGTGCCCATTCTAATATGGAATGAGGCTATAGGATAAAATTATTTAAGTAGAAAATTTGTATCTTTGTCAGAGAATATCTAAAAACATTACACTTCTGAGAGTATACTTTTCCATCAACTCACTGCAAGGACTTGAAGAGTTTATATAAAGCTAACTACTTTTCAATATGCAATTTTGAtttatatagtttatattagaTTAATATTTTCAGTAGCATAGAGAACCTTTTAATATTTCCTAACATCATCTCTTTAACTAGAACAAAGATAATATGGCTTTGCTGGCATTCCCAAGAAACATGTCATAATTGGTTCTGAAACATTTTCTGAGGATAGGTGGACCTTAAGTGATTTTGCATTAGCATAGTAGTTAAGAAACTAACCAGAGATGAGTCTCTAGTGTTAAATCCAGGTCATTCAAAAAGCAAAGCATAAACTagagagttaaaaaaataaaaaaaggaacacaTTTGTATATTCTGGCTGAAAAATATCAACGTTTCCTCAAAATTTATTATGAATaaccatgtttgttttttaaatcaattatatttcCATGAATTAATATAGGAAATTACTTACTTTGTTATAGATAATCCACCAGCAAAATTAACACTAGATTACATTTGACACTAGATTACATATGACAAAATACAAAACTTCCTATAATCACTTTCAACTTGAGGGTAGGGGTAAAGGAACGGGACAAAGACAGAAAtgcagacagacagaaagaaggaaataatttgaaagtttttttttttcaaaaacacaattttcaaaaatacattatGGTAAAATATTGACAACTATTGAATCCAATGGTAATATATGTATCGTCACTgtatttttcttctccatttcaataaatataaaatgtattaaaaataaattcccagGGAATATCATATGGTCAAACACAGATTCAGCCCAGTATCCTATATCTACAATGCACTATTAATTGATGTCCTGGGGGTACAAAAGCCAAGGGAGTAGGAACCTCCAGCCTGGGAGGCAGATGGACTAGGTCCAAATCCCAACTCCTTCAATTACTACCTTTGTGATGTTAAGCAAACAATGTCAGCGTCCTGACCCTTAATTTCCAGCCATTGTAAGGATAATAGTCTTAGAGAAGTCTCAGAGAAGTTCCAATGAGAAACTACaggtaaagtgcttagcacagagcATGGGTGCATAGTAAATACTCAATTACTATCAGCATGATGACCAGAGGCTCTGCATGATCCTGAAGGTATCTTCAGATAGAAAAATGagtgaatgacattacaatggtGTTATTTAGACTGCACTGTATGAAAAATTGGTTACCCATATTATAAGATCATGCAGAGCCTTTGTTTATCATTACATTAACAATAATTGTAACCAACATATACAGAGTACTTTATTAtgggtcaggcactgtgctaagcactttatatacAATTTCTCATTTGAACTCATATAAGGCAAGGAataattattattcccattttacagatgaagtaaTTGAGGAACTGCATGTTTACTTAATTTGCTCAAGATTACCAAGCCAATAACtggcagagttgggatttgaacccaggcaatctGCCTCTAAAGCCTGCATCTGACAGAAACTACCCACCTGAACCTGGGCAACTGACGTCACATTTTCAGACTCTGATTTCATCCTTTGTAAAAGGAAACAAATGGTCTGAAATAGGTGCTCTCAAAGGTAACTTCTAAACATTTCTCTGGACAACCATGCTATTTAAGCCTCAAATCCCTACATAAAGGAAATATCTCTGCTCCAGTCCTATTACATACCTAGTCTTCCTTGTCTTATACAAATATAGGATGAGGCACAGTATAATCCCCCTGGGGGGAGGGTTTCACTGTTTTTGAGTCCTGTTGATGGGAGGTACACCACAAGGAGGCATCAGCCTGATAGAGAACCTCACTAGAAAATTCCATCACACAGTTCCTTTGAACAGAGTTCAAAGAGAATCTGAGTTAGAATGAACTGACAGCACTAGTTCGACAGAGAAATTAAGGACACCTCTTCAGACTCAGTtttgaacccattataagtaggaccttctaatgaagttacttcagttaaggtgtggccctcctcaatctggatgggtcttaatcctattaccagagTCTTTTTAAATTCagacagataaagagaaaaaaccagGAGAAGCATGGTCaacagaaccaggaagagaagggagaggccaggacaATGCACATGCAGTTACATGCACTGCTATgtaagagaggagcccaggaccaaggatcacctaCAGCCAGCCCAAGAACatcagtcttcagggagaaagcaaaaCCATGAGCTAGTAAATTCTTGTGCTAATACAGCCGACTGTATGGCATTTGCTTGAGGaatcaaggaaactaaaacaagatcACTGTTGAAAGCTCCTTTTACCTTAAAGAGTCTATGAAATTAAAAAGTTGGCATCCTATGAAATAATtcttcaatttaaagaaaaaaaatcacatttgccaaaataaacattttaagaaaaggaaaagccattAGACTACTTaagatattttctccttttttaaagaaaaatgatttaaataaatgcacaaacatgcaaAATTCTGCACATAAGACTCaaggagttttattttttattttttccaacatACTTGATATAGTTATCAAATCAAACCAAATATACTAATATTCCAAGTCAAAACACAACCAGATTATTCTTTCTTTGGTTTTAATATTGCTTCAAATCACTGAAGCtccattttaagaaaaagaaattggaaataaagtacaagtgggaagtggatgtggctcagatgactgggttcccacctaccacatggaaggttgctggttcggatcccagtgcctcctaaagaagacagcaagctgagagaatgggcaggtgcagtgagctgacacaacaagatgaagcaacaagagacgTGGGGAGGAAAAGCAGAATGAGAGACACATACAAAAcggaatggaagtggctcaagcatttagacacctccctcccacactggaggtcctgggttcagctcccagtgcctcctaaagaaacaaggaagatgaacagactcagcaagtgaaaaacaataagggggtggggagaaataaataaaatcttaaatatatatacatatatataataccttttaaaaaagtacaaGTAATTTTTCCTGAGGCCAAATACACAATGCTCAGTTTTCAATCAAGTCTCTGCTCCTACAAATCTTTTGGCCATTTTGTCTACTCAATAGCACCACCAGGGATGAAAACACAGGAGACCAGAATCAATCTAGTCCATTTTTGGCTCTCATTAGCATCTCTGGTAAATGGTTTGCTAAGAAACAATTAGCAATCCCCACACTACTAGTCAATATCAGAATGGGGAAGTGCTATGGATTTAATCTCTCTCCAGTTCCCATTTCAGGATATATTAATCAACAGCTAGTTGTATACAGATTCAACTCCTAGAAAAAGAGAATGCTCTGTCTACACTATCAACTTCCAACCCCCAAACCTCGCTATCAGATtttatgttatcttctaagactGGACTTGAATAGggaacatcaaaataaaaagaggaactATTAGAAATAGAGGGGCTCTCCTACTAAACATAGTTTCCCAGCCCTACCTGCTCcaaaaataagcacacagagaaattCCATACAATGGAACCAAACTAACCCCAACTAGCAGAGTCTcccaattttattaaaatacacaAATCTTAGTGACGGGaaggaatatattttaatattaaaatcttCTATgcctaaaattttgttttatgttatcacaatttttaaaatttaattttaattctttttaaaaagagagaaaagagaaaaaatgttaaaataaaaaaagagagagagggccTACAAAGACAATGACAAAGTGGTACAATACATGACCCTGGACTAGATCTactaatggagaaaaaaatgtccaaaaggacattatttggacaaataaaaaatatggaatatagactatatgttttatatcaatattaaatttttcAAACTTGAAAATTGTACTTAATGTGATTATATAATATCTTTGTTTctaggaaatggacacagaagtaTTAAATAGTAGAGAAGCATAATGTTTGCAACCAACTCTCAAAGACATATATTAGATGAACAGGAAAGAgagaatgatataacaaatgtggcaaaatgttaagaaattagTAAATCTGGAAATCTACTTGGGGGTATACTGGAGTTCTctacattatttttgtattgtaAATTGCAACTttcctttaagtttgaaattgttccaaaataaaaagttaaaaaaaaaaatcttccacaTCTGAAGGATCCCTGTGAAAATTTGGTGAGGTTATAGATACTCTCCCATTAAAAGTCACCCTCAATTTAGGGATTTCATAGAAAACTTTGAACAGTAATGGCTAAAACCTTTGCTTTTGCCTAAAGAGTCAAAGTGTTTCTCAATAACTTCATCTTCTCCTTCATGGACCAAAGACACCCCAAAAATCTGAAACGTAAAGAGCAACActgcacctaatgctttaaactaCCTCTGTCAAATGGTAAATTCAGTCATCTTCCAGTACTGCTCAAtggatttttgtttcatttccttGACCACTCAAATTGGATCTTGTCCAAAGTACTCCTCTCTTGCCCTCttcttcttttccccctttcttttttaacttacAGCCAAGCCAGTTTGTAATGAAGAGTAAGTGTTTGAGAGCAAAAGTCCCCAGTGAACATTCACTCTCATCACCCCTTTTCCACTCATGATGTCCATAACACCACCAACCATTGTGGGCTGGATCAGAGAGCAAGAACAGAAATAAGAATATTCTACATTCAATCTTTTTGTGTGGGGCACTACGTTTTTCACTAGCAATTAACAGCAAGACAGAAGACTCAGTTTTCATTAAAGTTGCAAGACTTTCTCTTTGCCCAGTTTCAAATGATGTAATTGATCTACATTGTCTTCTTAAATAACCCAACCGGTGAAGGACACTGCAGctttaaatatttcagtgctAGCTAGCAAAGACTCCATTGCAATATGGCTCTGAAGGTCGTGTCCTATTGTCTCCTTCCTCTGCCAAAAAAGCAACTTCTAAGTCGTCTTCTAGGTAACATAGGAAGGTTATCTCACTAGAATTTCTACCCCTTACAGAGTTCCGGTGTCTATTGGAATCTCACACTCATAATTTTCCCAGCAGGGGTAATATTCTGATTGATATTAATGATATCAGATCCTTAGTGAGACATAAACACATGTGTTCACATTAGCTTAATTGAGCATATACAACTGTCAATGTCACCATTCAAGGGCTGTTAACCTCTTTAATAGTAAGGCCAGGGTGGTCTGGGAGTGGACAACTTTCAGGCAGCACCCTAAATCCATGATTGCATAACCTGAAATGTCTAGCTACTTAAAACTATGGGAATTGCAGCCTACCCATCCTGGGACACTGCTGTCCCCTGCCATACACTTGCAACTTTACCTGTCAAAAAAGGTCAAAATAAGTGGCACATGTATGGTGAAGGAGAAAAGGTAAGGAAAAGGCCCTTTCTATCCTACCGGGGCCAAGAGTACAATTCCTTATGTAGTCACAATGTTCCCCATCCTGGTTTCCCCAGGAGTGGAACAGCCCCAGTGAATTCGAGGTTTTGGAAGGGGATAGGAGGGTAGGAAGGAGCTGGacatctattattttttttaagattaagaGGCAGGGAACAAGGGCAAAGGGAGAGGGGTAGGAGGAAGGGGTATGCAGGTGTATTACCTGAAATGGCAACAGATTGTTACCATTATCGGTTCGGAAAGCGTTATCCTCCATCCAGGACTTGGAAGTGAGTGGGGCCGCGCGGGGGAACTTGGGTGGTGCAATCACATTGCTGGAGAAGGGCTTTTTGAGCGGCGAGATGGGGTTGAGTGGTGAAGGCACCCCGACGCCCACCCCCACGCCGACGCCAACAGCTCGGCGAGGGTCCCGACCCGCTTGCAGGCCGCCCCAGGGGTTGGATGGTGCACTCCAAGCGGCGTTCACGCTCTGGTGCGTGTTCCAGCTGGAGGCGGAGGATGAGGCGGCGGCCGCCGCAGCGGCTGCTGCTGCAGCAGAGGACGAGGACGGCTTGCTGGTCATGATGGGCTGGTGGCCATACGCCGAGGCAGCACTCCTCTGCGCGTAGGGCGCCTGGCTGGGGCTTGCGGGTGACCGGCGCTGCTGAGCCGGCTGCGGCTGCGGGGGCTGCGCGGGTTGCGCTGGCTGTGGCGCTGGCGGTGGCGGCGGCTGCTGGTGGTGCTGGGTCTGTGCCAGACCTATCTGCGGGGAGAAGGTGCCTCCGAAGACTGGGTTGACGTGGTGCGGGAAATTCTGGAAGAGCATGGTCCCGTTGACTGGGGTGATCCCCTGGAAGAAGCTGTCCTCCACAGCGTTCGTGGTGCCCGTAGACCAAGTACTGCCAAAGGACGGCGATAGCGACGCGCCCGGCGCCGCGGGCTCCTGCGGTGGCGGCTGCTGAGGAGGCTGGTGGAAACTCAAGCCCGGCAGTAGCGGCGATTCCATCTGCATCTTGTCCGGGCCGTTGGAGGCCggcggggccgcggcggggcTGAGCGCCGGCACTGCGCTACTGTCCTCCGGTTTGGGGGTCTCTGAGGAGAGGGGCGTGGACGGGGCTTCGGCTGCACCGGGCTCAGgctggggctgctgctgctgccgctgctgctggggctggggctgggtttTGCTTTTGTCCATCAGTAAATCATCCTGCATGGTTTGCGCAGCtgaaacaggaaaaaagagagacGCGTTATTGTCAATGTGATCATTAGTGCCCCTCGCTGAAGCGGGCGGGTGTTTTACTTGCGAAAAGCTAGTGTCACAGCTACTAGCCAATTGCAAAGCAAATCCATAATCTCCCATTTAGAAAAACTGGTCAGGCTGAGGGTGGTGGTGCTCACGCTAGGTCTCTCAAAATACTGAGAGCGTCTTCACCCTTTCTGATTTCTTGGTCCCTTTTCTGTATTTGTGAGAGATGTGCTTATAAGACAGAAAGACAGCAATTTCGCCACGTCTCTTTTCCCCTCACCGGAACTCAGAGCATTCACCCTGCAATGAGAAACTGATTCTGGTTCCTGTTTTTTCCCCAAGCACCACCCTCCCCCAGTTATTTGCATACGTCAATAAATACTGCTGCGTCCTTCAGCAAGGTTAAAAAGACACAGCACAGgaccttttctttcccctttccagactctagcactttaaagaaagagaagacgTATCCCTCTTGATTAGCAAACTGCCTTCTTGTGTTGATAATTGTTTCATTTAGCTGCAGTGAACCACCAGGAGGGAAATCCTTCGTATTTATTAGGAGGAGGACTCAGCCGCACAATCACGCTCTAGCCTCCAAGTAGCTGCTGCTACTCCATTTTGTTgggagaccaaaaaaaaaaaaaaaaaaaaaagtttttaaagaggTAAAAACCTACTGAAACATTTGAACGTGCTTGCTTCAAATGCTCTAAAATGAGAGATTTTCTGCttattcaattttctggttcccaaTTCTGTCGCACAAGAGATTTCTTGGTATCTAAGTGCTTAGGAGCCTGAGAATTTCTCTTCAGGGTGGGGAAATACTTCTAGTTGGATTCGAGgtcaagagagagagagagaatatgagaTTGGGGgaaggggatttaaaaaaaaaaaaaccctgagatTTAAGTAAACAAGCCAAAAAGATAATTGTAGGGTGGccagaatttcattttttaatcctcCTGCTGCTACCTTGGTCACAACTCTGGCAAATATATTCTTTTATCATTAGTATTTGCAGTGAAAGATTAGGATTTGAAGACCCTGAATTACCATTTGCTAGCAAAAGTGTTAAAAATAGCGTAGTACAAAGCCCCAAGTTCTCATACATTGTAATTATAGTGCATTGCCAACACTGCTTCATTTAGCCATATAAGGAGTGTGTGGTATTTTCCATTTCGCATAGAAAGGCTATGTTCACCACTGCCATACAGCCTGTTTTCTTATTAAAGGCTAGAAATAGTAATCACTCATAACCAGGAGatttcataagcatagttatcattGAGTTGGCGTGTCTCTTAGAACATgttgttttaaatatatgaatattataGTGCTGAGACCCTGAAAACAAATGTTTTGAACTGTTAAAGGAACATATGACCAAACATATAATTATTCTAGATGATGATTTGGTATAATtgcaaaaaatattaatatatttaatgcaATTGCTTCATTAACTCAGATACTTGGAAAATCTTTGCATCTTTCTCAGGAAACTTGTGAAAGGGCATTCAGATACACACAGAAGCTCTACCTTTGGACAGCCTCATGATAATAACTgttgtaaaataaatgaattggaAAATAGAGATGCTACTTTTCTTAACTACTAAGAATAATATGTCAGATCAAAAAATGAGATTAAAGTAATTCTATTTTATTAAAGGCTAGCTTTAAATTGGTTGAGATGTCATTTTAaagtttcacacacacacacacacaaatagtaGGCCACCT is part of the Dasypus novemcinctus isolate mDasNov1 chromosome 6, mDasNov1.1.hap2, whole genome shotgun sequence genome and harbors:
- the CPEB3 gene encoding cytoplasmic polyadenylation element-binding protein 3 isoform X5, whose product is MQDDLLMDKSKTQPQPQQQRQQQQPQPEPGAAEAPSTPLSSETPKPEDSSAVPALSPAAAPPASNGPDKMQMESPLLPGLSFHQPPQQPPPQEPAAPGASLSPSFGSTWSTGTTNAVEDSFFQGITPVNGTMLFQNFPHHVNPVFGGTFSPQIGLAQTQHHQQPPPPPAPQPAQPAQPPQPQPAQQRRSPASPSQAPYAQRSAASAYGHQPIMTSKPSSSSAAAAAAAAAAASSSASSWNTHQSVNAAWSAPSNPWGGLQAGRDPRRAVGVGVGVGVGVPSPLNPISPLKKPFSSNVIAPPKFPRAAPLTSKSWMEDNAFRTDNGNNLLPFQDRSRPYDTFNLHSLENSLMDMIRTDHEPLKGKHYPPSGPPMSFADIMWRNHFAGRMGINFHHPGTDNIMALNSRSSLFPFEDAFLDDSHGDQSLSSGLSSPTRCQNGERVERYSRKVFVGGLPPDIDEDEITASFRRFGPLVVDWPHKAESKSYFPPKGYAFLLFQEESSVQALIDACLEEDGKLYLCVSSPTIKDKPVQIRPWNLSDSDFVMDGSQPLDPRKTIFVGGVPRPLRAVELAMIMDRLYGGVCYAGIDTDPELKYPKGAGRVAFSNQQSYIAAISARFVQLQHNDIDKRCPLMKITCRI